In one window of Bizionia sp. M204 DNA:
- a CDS encoding HAD domain-containing protein — translation MILDLDGVLITNPSWKADRIHSDGYSEFNESCVENLNRLLTLAEFDIWLSSNRRTVKTLNEFNLIFKNRGIKKEIVGFLPEYADCRNRKEEILKFITEFKASDFLIIDDDKSLNGLDSGIKESLILTELTKGLNSEKLKEAIEKI, via the coding sequence TTGATATTAGATTTAGATGGAGTTCTAATAACAAATCCATCTTGGAAAGCCGACCGAATTCACTCGGATGGATATTCTGAATTTAATGAATCTTGTGTTGAAAATCTAAACAGACTTCTCACTCTTGCGGAATTTGACATTTGGTTGAGCTCAAATCGTCGAACCGTGAAAACTCTGAATGAATTTAATCTGATTTTTAAAAATCGTGGAATAAAAAAAGAAATCGTTGGATTTTTACCAGAATACGCAGATTGCAGAAATCGAAAAGAGGAAATCCTAAAATTTATAACGGAATTTAAAGCGTCTGACTTTCTGATAATAGATGATGACAAATCACTAAACGGACTGGATAGCGGAATAAAAGAAAGTCTGATTTTGACTGAATTGACAAAAGGCTTAAATAGTGAAAAATTAAAAGAGGCTATTGAAAAAATATGA
- a CDS encoding restriction endonuclease: protein MKNNGKSLEKTIRLIQETLKDSENTKIFNNYKIENESGQKREIDILIVSSINDFEIKIAIECKDYNKKVPVKEIEAFESKCDRIKQINKKVFVSTNGYQADAINSAKYYGIELHTANKLKKEDIQSWFPIKQMGLQIESKFIAPTLYLDTTQEILDTILKEFNGIVYRENINEPIKIETLLIEAIENNKRVIMNLAIVEWIKLEETEKDESFPIQFKLDFNDYYIKSTDIEKIKLFGLTSSVYGKFVKRDATILSGRIVKGSKENDITKSITIDVGGNIKSDIIIDKNEELTFFATNEKGESEKLKSLLTYNTKTKKFSGK from the coding sequence ATGAAGAACAATGGAAAATCGTTAGAAAAAACTATCCGACTTATCCAAGAGACTTTAAAAGATTCTGAAAACACAAAAATTTTTAATAATTATAAAATCGAAAACGAAAGCGGTCAGAAGCGAGAAATTGACATATTAATCGTTTCCTCAATAAATGATTTTGAAATTAAGATTGCGATTGAATGTAAAGATTATAATAAAAAAGTTCCTGTTAAAGAAATTGAAGCATTCGAATCGAAATGTGATAGGATTAAACAAATTAATAAGAAAGTTTTTGTTAGTACAAACGGATATCAAGCTGACGCAATAAATTCAGCAAAATATTACGGAATTGAATTACATACCGCAAATAAACTCAAAAAAGAAGATATTCAAAGTTGGTTTCCAATAAAACAAATGGGACTTCAAATTGAGTCAAAATTTATCGCACCAACTCTATATTTAGATACTACACAGGAAATATTAGATACTATTTTAAAAGAGTTTAATGGAATTGTTTACAGAGAGAACATTAATGAACCTATTAAAATAGAAACGCTTTTAATTGAGGCTATTGAAAATAATAAAAGGGTAATTATGAACCTTGCTATTGTTGAATGGATAAAATTGGAAGAAACGGAAAAAGACGAATCTTTCCCTATACAATTCAAACTTGACTTTAATGATTATTATATAAAATCGACAGATATCGAAAAAATCAAACTTTTTGGATTAACATCAAGTGTATATGGAAAATTCGTGAAAAGAGATGCTACAATTTTAAGCGGGAGAATTGTTAAAGGTTCAAAAGAAAATGATATTACAAAATCTATAACAATAGACGTTGGAGGAAATATAAAAAGTGATATTATAATAGACAAAAATGAGGAATTAACATTTTTCGCAACAAATGAAAAAGGGGAATCTGAAAAATTGAAATCTTTATTAACTTACAATACGAAGACAAAAAAATTTAGCGGTAAATAA